In Toxoplasma gondii ME49 chromosome VIII, whole genome shotgun sequence, a single genomic region encodes these proteins:
- a CDS encoding EF hand domain-containing protein (encoded by transcript TGME49_229910~Signal peptide predicted by SignalP 2.0 HMM (probability 0.668) with cleavage site probability 0.266 at residue 19) has translation MTSQLSGLCSVGCPVRAHSQAAGAAGSSGSAGAGSEFDPQKYERPSMKQEEIAALKRLFDACDTEGTGLILLRDLKHRMHNAGYETRGDVIAEMLSHLDRDGRTRLNFRQFLDLLTTDETPYKTPQDIACTFTQFDPEGTGFITHKMLTRTARELNMTPNLDIGEILERTDADNDGKISREEFFHVMDKQTFP, from the exons ATGACAAGCCAACTGAGTGGGCTGTGCAGCGTGGGTTGCCCCGTACGAGCGCACAGCCAGGCAGCAGGTGCAGCCGGATCTTCTGGTTCTGCAGGTGCCGGCAGTGAGTTTGATCCTCAGAAGTACGAGAGACCCTCGATGAAACAAGAAGAAATCGCTGCGCTAAAGAGACTGTTCGACGCGTGCGACACGGAAGGCACAGGCCTGATTCTCCTTCGCGACCTAAAGCATCGAATGCAC AATGCAGGGTATGAGACGAGGGGTGACGTAATTGCGGAGATGCTCAGCCACCTAGATCGAGACGGTCGTACACGCCTCAATTTCCGACAATTTCTGGATTTGCTAACAACTGACGAGACACCCTACAAAACTCCCCAGGACATCGCTTGCACATTTACCCAGTTCGATCCAGAAGGCACTGGCTTTATCACACACAAGATGTTGACACGGACGGCGCGAGAGTTGAACATGACACCAAACCTCGACATTGGCGAGATTCTGGAACgaacagacgcagacaaTGACGGCAAGATAAGCAGGGAGGAGTTTTTCCATGTCATGGATAAGCAAACGTTTCCGTAG